In Candidatus Sysuiplasma jiujiangense, the genomic stretch AATGAAACTCAGTGCGCAACCAGTCCTTTGCCGATGCCCTTGGCCGCAGCCGCAACGGCCGCACCTATTCCGCCTCCACCCGCACCTCCGGCGAGCGCGTTCTTTACTGCGCTCACAACGGTATACCCGTGGGTCGTTGCGGGTATGTGCTGTAGCGCAATTGCGAGACCTGCAGGATGGCCTGCTGCCACGGACGCGACACCCAGTCCTACTGCCCCTGCTGCTGCTCCTATTGCTGCAGCTGCTGCTATTCCTATCATAATGGCAATACTGTTCAGGATTGCTTATAAGCTTAATTTGACGATTATCGAATGCCTCAGGAGTATCCTGCCAAAACTTATGGCAGGGTTCTTTTTTCTTCTGTGGACATCCACGTTGCAAGATCACAGAGTATTTTTCTAAGCTCTATGCCCCTGTCTGTCAACATGTATTCAACAGTCGGAGGGGAAAAGGGTCTTACAGTTCGCTCGAGAACACCTATCTTTTCCATCTGACTGAGCCGATCTGAAAGGCAGGCTGAGCTTATCCCGGTGACCATTCTCTTCAGTTCATTAAATCTTGCAGAACGCTTAAGCCCAAGAGCATATACCAACGGCATTGTCCACTTCTTGCCTATCTGGTTGTAAACCGCTGTGAAATCCCTGCATTCTCTGATTTGTGCTTCTTCTTCCTGCTGATTTTGATACATACTTAGGTAAGAATTACAACCTTCTCTATTTAATCTGCATGTCACTGGCCACATTACAGCTGTATCGAGTTCCTTACGGTCACGCAATGGCAATAGCGCAGGATACCACCAAATTGTGCCGATCCGGCGCCATACTTCCGGATGACTGTTCTCAACCTGCATATATCCGCGGTAATAGAGAATTGGAACTGAAAGGGTTTATGGAAGGCAACACTGGGATGCCAGTACGAAGCAGTCTGTGTAACGGCAAGCCGTTGCTGCAAAACTTCTAGCACTAATGTGGCTACAACTTTAGTGGCCGCGGGCTGAATACCTCGGAGGTCCTCGGTACTTACACCCCGGCTCTATCAAACTCGTCTTCTACGAGCG encodes the following:
- a CDS encoding helix-turn-helix transcriptional regulator — translated: MRDRKELDTAVMWPVTCRLNREGCNSYLSMYQNQQEEEAQIRECRDFTAVYNQIGKKWTMPLVYALGLKRSARFNELKRMVTGISSACLSDRLSQMEKIGVLERTVRPFSPPTVEYMLTDRGIELRKILCDLATWMSTEEKRTLP